GGGATAGCAGCGGTGATGAATTGATAGAGGCCGCTGCCGCTTGGGTCCTGCAGCTGGGCAAGTCCGCAGTCTCTTTGCCAATCTTCGGCGCAGCCTAGCTCATCCTGGAAATCACCAACGAGGTGGACCAGGCGACTATTGATACTATCGCTTACCCAGCGTGTCTTATGGCTGTACCAGAAGGTGACGAAGCCATCGGCGGGTACGGTCAGGGGGATGTTGGGGCCGTAGTATTCGGCGTTTAGTCCGTAGTTGTCGGCCCAGGTTCCGTTGAGGGCGGCTTTGTATTCATAGGACCCGGCTTTCAGGGCAAAGGTTCCCAGCCACAAGTCGCCTTGCGGATCATAGGTAAGAAAGGTGGCTTCGCAGTCGGTGTTCCAGTCGCCGGGGCAGCCAAGTTGGGCCTGGAAACTACCAGCGATGGTCACACTGTCCGGGTTGGGGATGTTTTCCGGGTCGTCGCGCTGCGCCAGCAGGCGCGGGGTGGTGAGGGCCAGGGTTAGCAGCAAGATGATGAAGACAAGCAGTCGGGTGGTGATGGGGGAATGTTGGGATTTCATACAATCTCCTAAGCTAGGAATTTATGACAAAGGGACAAAGGTAAAAAGGAACAAAAGTTGCGTTCAACGGCCGTGTCTATACCTCGAATTGTAGCAGAGTATCAGATAGCAGTCAGGCAACGTATCTTCTCAAAAAAGCGCGGCGGAGTTGGTTGAGCCTGTCGAAACCAACGGTCTTCGACAGGCTCAGACCTCGTTCCCCCAGAATATTGAGAAGATACCAGAAAACCAACATTTTTGTCACCTTGTCAGGTGTCACCATGTCACCTTGTCAGGTGTCACCATGTCACCTTGTCAGGTGTCACCATGTCACCTTGTCAGGTGTCACCATGTCACCTTGTCAGGTATAGTTTGCCATTTTAGCCATCTGCTGTTCGCTGTGCGCTGGCTAAAAAGCGGTTGACTTTTGCGCCACAGAAAGATAGCCTTAGGCCATCACGATGAAAGGATGGCCTGCACATGATCACGGCGACGTGGCTCGGACAAATGGCGTATGACGCCGCCTGGGAACGGCAAAAAGAGATGGTGGCGGTGCGTGGTGAAACGCCAGACCTACCAGATGAACTGCTGCTGCTGGAACACCCGCCCACCTATACCCTGGGGCGCAGTGGCAAATTGGACCATCTGCTCCTGGATGAGGCGGCGCTGGACGCTCAGGGCTTCACGGTTCGCTGGGTAGACCGGGGCGGCGACATTACGTATCATGGGCCAGGGCAGTTGGTGGGCTATCCCATCCTGAATTTGCCGCGCCTGTTTGGTTTGCAGGGCTTCGAGAAGCCGGACTTTCGCCGCTACCTACAGAACCTGGAGGAAGTGATCATCCTGGCGCTGGCCGGATTTGGCGTGAGCGGTTGGCGCTATGATGGCTATACCGGCGTGTGGGTAGACCGCCCCGATGGCCCGCGCAAGATGGCCGCCATTGGCGTGCGGGTGAACGCTAAAGGGATCAGCAGTCACGGTTTTGCCTTGAATGTAAACCCGGACATGGGCCACTTTGCCCATATTGTCCCTTGTGGCATTAGTGAACATGGGGTGGTGAGTCTGGCGGATGTGTTGGCACGGCCGTTAACCCCCCTGGACCTTCTCCAGCCGATCACCGAGGCGTTTGGGCAGGTCTTTGCAGCAGAATTGTCAATTGCCAACGGCTAAAAGAGGACTCGACTAAGGACTATAACCCATGACTACCATTAACCTGGATTCTATCGGCGTCAACGAGACGGCCGTTTTAAAGCCCAAGCACCAGCCCAAGCGCCGCCACCCGGATTGGATTCGCGCCCGCATTCCCAGCGGCGAGAATTATGAGCGGCTGAACGAATTGATGCGCAGCAAGGAACTGCATACCGTTTGCGAGGAAGCGCAGTGCCCCAACATGGGCGAGTGCTGGGGCGCGGGCACGGCCACCTTTTTGATGATGGGCGATATTTGCACCCGAAGCTGCGCCTTTTGCGACATCAAAACGGGACGGCCGTTGCCTTTAGATTTTGCCGAACCACTGCGCGTGGCGACGGCCGTAAAAGCGATGAACCTGCGCCACGTTGTCATCACCTCTGTCAACCGCGATGAACGGGCAGACGGTGGCGCGCCGATATTTGCCGCTGTCATCCAGCGCGTCCGCCAGATGCAGCCCGGCTGCTCCATCGAACTGCTCATCCCAGACTTCAAAGGCAGCGCCGACGCCCTAAAAATCGTCATGGACGCCCGGCCGGAAATTCTGGGCCACAATGTGGAGACCGTGCCGCGCCTTTTCAAAAAGGTGCAGCCCCAAGACAAATACGAATGGGCTATGACGACCCTGGAAAACGCCAAAAAGATGGACCCCGAAGTGCTGACCAAGTGTGGCATCATGGTCGGTCTGGGCGAAACTTGGGATGAAGTGCTGGCGGTGATGCAAGATTTGGTGGACCGGGGCGGGGACATTTTAACCATCGGCCAATATTTACAGCCCCGCGCCGACCAGCATTTGCCGGTGGAAAAATATTACCACCCCGACGAGTTTGCCGAACTAAAGCGCATTGGCCTGGAGATGGGCTTCAAATGGGTCGAGAGCGGCCCGCTGGTGCGCAGCAGCTACCACGCCGACCGGCAGGTGCAGGCGCTGTCGCCGATTTACAAGCAGTTGTATGGCAAGGAGTTGGTGAGAGGCGGCTAACAGCAGTATTCACCCAACTCGCAAACCTGAGGACGGAGACCTGGCTGCCAAATTAGCTGACCTGAGAGTTCCGCCAGGAATCGGCTTCGCGCTAGAAGGGGACCGAAAACGCCAGTATGCCCTCTCCATTAACGACCTCAGATGGCCTGCACTCTGGTGAATGCAAAGGTTTTTGAACGTCCGTGCCAGCGCTCGGACGGTGCGCGTTAGGCGGATTAATGCCTATGTCTCTATAGTCAAGGAAGTCATCTGTGATGCAAATATCTATAATCGCGGGAGGAAGTCGTGGTGATGTTCAGCCCTACGTGGCCTTAGGAAAGGGATTAAAGGAGGCGGGACATACGGTTCGAGTCCTGGCTCCTCAGGATTACCAAGACCTGATAACAGCCTATGGCTTGGAATTCTTTGACATGGGCGGTGGGGTGAAGACAATGGCGCAAAGCCAAATTCAGGATATTGTCGAGCAGGGCAATATCCTGAAAATTCTGGCGGTTACAGGAAAAGGCGCTCAACAACTTGCCCTTCAATCAGCCATAAATGGGCTGGTGGCTTGTCAGGATTCTGACTTGATCCTTGCCGGCTTCGCCGGACTCTCCAATGGCTTAGCCCTCGCCGAAAAGTTGGGTGTCCCATTCCTTCAGGCTCATTTAATGCCTTTTACGCCAACAAGCGAATTTCCCAGTGTCCTAACACCGCAGTTACCACAAACACGGTTAACCAAACGGGCTAATGGTTTGTCACACCGCTTTGCCCAGCAAATGATGTGGCAGATGTTACGTGCAGCGGACAACAAAGCGCGTGCCCAGGTTTTGCAGATGACACCCGCCCCATTCTGGGGGCCATTTGCGTCCCTGCAACAGGAATCACAACCAATCATCTACGGGTATAGTCCACAAGTGATACCGCCTCCTGCCGATTGGCCGGATTACATTCATGTCACAGGATACTGGTTTTTAGAGCCGCCCGCTGAGTGGGAACCGCCGAGTGACTTGGTAAATTTCCTACAGGCAGGCCCGCCGCCAGTCTATGTTGGCTTTGGCAGCATGCTCAGCCGTAAGCCAGAAGAAACCGCAGATTTGGTTTTGAAAGCGTTGGCACGCACTGGTCAGCGCGCAGTGTTATCATCGGGTTGGGGCGGGTTAAAGAAAGATAACCTGCCGGAGACCGTGTTTATGGTTGGTTCTATTCCACATAGCTGGCTATTTCCAAAGATGGCCGCGGTTGTGCATCATGGCGGCGCGGGGACAACGGGCGCAGGACTATGCGCTGGAATCCCATCTATTATCACGCCATTTTTTGGCGACCAACCGTTTTGGGGACAACGGGTGTATGCGTTAGGCGTAGGCCCCCGGCCCATTCCGCGCCGCCATCTAACGGTTGATAACCTGGCTGAAGCGATTCAGTGGGCCGTAACCGACAAGACAATGCAAAAGAACGCGACCCATTTAGGGGAGCGCATTCGGGCCGAAAATGGAATTGCACAGGCTGTAGCAGTCATTGAGAAAAATAGAAATCCAAAATAATCCACCCAACCCCCATGTCCAAGGCGTCACCCCAGATGTGCAGCTGTATGCGGTAACGGCCGTTGGCCCCATCCCCTTGCCGACTCCGCCTGGCGCGCATTCCTTTGATGACCTCTACGACGGGTTGGCGCTCGGCGTTTACTCCGCGCTGCGCACCTTTGACCATAACAAATTCTTGCGCCTGGAGGCCCACATTGAGCGTACCAAACGCTCAATGGTCCTACTCGGTTGGGACTATCCATTGGATGAGATGGCTCTGCGCCGGGCGCTGCACGCTGTCTGTTCCGCCTATCATCGCCCGGAGGCGCGGGTGCGCTTTGATGTCCTGGCTGAACCGGCGTTGGCCCTGGGCACAGACGCCCGTGTGCTGCTGGCCCTGGCTCCCTTCACGCCACCTACGCCAGAGATGATTGCCAATGGCGTGGCGGTGGGGTTAACGCGAGAGTTGCAGCGGCAGCGGCCGTTAGCCAAAACGGCCGATTTTGCCGTGGCGCGCCGCCAGTTGGCTGGTCCCGCGGGTATTTACGAAAATTTGCTGGTAAACGACCAGGGCTTCATTCTGGAGGGCAGCAGCACCAATTTCTATGGCGTGCGGCAGGGCGTGGTCTATACGGCCGGGAGCGGCGTTTTGCCAGGCGTCACCCGCCAGATTGTGTTGGATTTGCTGCTCCAACTGGGCATCCCACTGCGCCTGGAAGCGGTACATCAGGACGAGGTTAGGCTGTTGGACGAGGCGTTTCTCAGCGGTTCGTCACGAGCGATTTTGCCGGTGGCCGCCGTTGATGGCAAAGCAATTGGCAACGGCCGTCCCGGTTCCATTGGCCGACGCCTGCTGATCGCTTATAATCAGTTGGTGGCAGAAACAATTCAGTCGGCTGTGCCGGCTGCCGCAGGCCACGAAACACAATAAGGCGCGGAAAACGCAGAGGTTTGACACGACTTTTGCAGTGACATAATGTTTTGATAGCGACCTTTACAAACGAATACGCCATAGAGCACAATACCAGGGAAGGATGAATAGCGCAATTTACTACGCAGGAGGTGTTGAACTATGGTTCCCCTGGTTGAATTTCCGATTGGTTGATCACTACGCCACATTTTCAGTTCGGTCTTTTCGGCAGATACCTTCATCCAGTTCAAGCGGTACATCAGCGGTTTGATTGTTTCCGAAAACAAAACTGTTGAGGAATCAACCGAATTGTTTGTCCACTAAAGCCGTAAAACCAAAAGCTCGCTCAACCGTCTACTAACGGAAAGCCCTTTTTCGCTCGAAGCAGAACTCAATCGTTGTCGCTTAGCTGTCATGCGGAGCAGCCTACCGGGTACAGCCTTGGAAAAAGACGGGGTGTTGAGTTTTGTTGATACGTTACTCACCCACTATGGACACCACTTTCCGCAACAAGATCGCCATCTTGTATGACCATGTGCAAAGTGTTGGGTCTGGGCGCACAACCTGGTGACGTTGCATTGCATTTGCGATGACCAAACTGACTACCCCTATATTCTTTGGGCTGTACGGCAAGCCGGCTGACCTGGTCAAGATTGAAGCAGGGTTACGCGCGGCGAACATCAAAGTTAGAAGGAAAGCAAGCTGGAGCTGAAAAAGCGATCAACCAAAGGTGGCGTCAGTATTTGCTAGGCGTGTGGCGACAAGAAATGTCAAAAAACCGGGCGTAGCTGACCTGTATGACTGAGCAAGTTGCGCATGGCTGAGCAGCAGTGCCAGCAATGGCTGGCACAGTTCCTGAACTTCCAAGCCGCCTATCGCTTGTGATAGTTGGTACACACAACCCAGCTTCTGCCGCTTTCTTGATGAGAAAGGCTTTGCTTATGTGGGCGCCCCTTGGGCGAGAAGCGGTGAAGTGGCGCTGGCAACAGGTCCCGGGAACGATTAGACAAGTTTGCCCAGCCGCCTCAAGGCGGAACATCTTGCGGCATCCGCCAAAAGCCGGTCAAACTCCTGCGTTTCAAACGACGACCATCACCTTTAAGGGAACAACCGAGACTTACTATACCTACTGCCGTACGCATCGGCTGCACAACTTTGGTAAAGTCCGTCTCGTCATCGAGCTATCGTCGGGCTGACCTTCCGACAATCAGGTATTTCTCATCAGCAACCGCTTGCACTGGCAGGCCAAAGGCATGACGCGCATTTATCGCCATCGTTGGCCCGTTGAAGTGTATCATGAAGAAGGTAAAGCCGAAGGGCTGGACCAGTATCAGCTACGGAATTTCGCGGCTATTGAACGACACCCCCTCCGCCCTGGTCGCCGTGGTGTACAGCTCACTGCGTGCCGCTCAACAAGGATACAGACCTGCAACAGAAGACCTTCAGCAACGTGAACTCGAAAAGCTAGACCTCGACGGCAGCGTTCCTTTTTGGCGACGAGCAACTCAAGCCCAAAGTCTGTGGAGCCTCGCTTTGTTTATTACGGCGGGGGGCTGGCTCAGGAAGCAATCTTATTTGCTGGAAATCATGACGCCGCTTGGTCCCCCGGGCTGTCTGCCCGCGTTGACCTGAGCCTTTTCAGTCCTGAGTTTGTGATGCTGTCCAGCTAACTGATGATAAGCTGGAATACTGGTTTTTTGCCATCCCGGCAGGACGCTTAACAGGGTATGGGCATTGGTACTGTTTGGCGTCATTGTGTTAAGGGAAAGGGTTGGTTTTTCCTTCCGTCCCACTCGCCTTTTTGCCGCCCCGTTCCCCCGCGTTTTCCCCTCCCCGCGGCCGGGCCCCCGCCAACCACACCCACCCCCACAAATGGGGAGGGGACGCCTCCCCCCCCCCCCTTTGTCCCCCCCCCGCTCCCCCCCTCCCCCGGGGCCCCCGGGTCCCCCAACCCCTCCCCCCCCCCCCCCCATCCCCCAATATTTACTCCCCCCCCACTGGGGGATAAAAACGGGCCACCCCCACAACACCCCCTTTGGTTTAATCCCCCCGCGCCTGATTGGTGCACCAAGACTTCCCCCCCACGTTCCCTCCCGTGGTTGTCCTCCGTTGGGGGGTCCCCTGGATCCCCAACCTCCCCCTTAATGTCCTCCGTTCGCGGTCCCCATTCCGGGCTTCCCCCTTCCCCCCGCCCCCCCACCCACCCCCCCTCACCCCACCCCCGCTTGACCCCCACCCCCCCAGTTCCCCCGGAAAGGGCTTGCCCCTGGGGGGGGGGTCCCCGGCTTGACCCGGCACCCGCCACACTGCCCCCGTTCGTTTCGGGGTTTGGGGGTGCTCACCCCGTTTTCTCCTCCCCGTGCCGGGCCTCCTCGGCCCATTTCTGACCCCCCCCTTCCTCTCCCGCCGCCA
This genomic stretch from Candidatus Leptovillus gracilis harbors:
- a CDS encoding aminotransferase class IV family protein, translated to MRKIEIQNNPPNPHVQGVTPDVQLYAVTAVGPIPLPTPPGAHSFDDLYDGLALGVYSALRTFDHNKFLRLEAHIERTKRSMVLLGWDYPLDEMALRRALHAVCSAYHRPEARVRFDVLAEPALALGTDARVLLALAPFTPPTPEMIANGVAVGLTRELQRQRPLAKTADFAVARRQLAGPAGIYENLLVNDQGFILEGSSTNFYGVRQGVVYTAGSGVLPGVTRQIVLDLLLQLGIPLRLEAVHQDEVRLLDEAFLSGSSRAILPVAAVDGKAIGNGRPGSIGRRLLIAYNQLVAETIQSAVPAAAGHETQ
- the lipA gene encoding lipoyl synthase, which gives rise to MTTINLDSIGVNETAVLKPKHQPKRRHPDWIRARIPSGENYERLNELMRSKELHTVCEEAQCPNMGECWGAGTATFLMMGDICTRSCAFCDIKTGRPLPLDFAEPLRVATAVKAMNLRHVVITSVNRDERADGGAPIFAAVIQRVRQMQPGCSIELLIPDFKGSADALKIVMDARPEILGHNVETVPRLFKKVQPQDKYEWAMTTLENAKKMDPEVLTKCGIMVGLGETWDEVLAVMQDLVDRGGDILTIGQYLQPRADQHLPVEKYYHPDEFAELKRIGLEMGFKWVESGPLVRSSYHADRQVQALSPIYKQLYGKELVRGG
- the lipB gene encoding lipoyl(octanoyl) transferase LipB encodes the protein MITATWLGQMAYDAAWERQKEMVAVRGETPDLPDELLLLEHPPTYTLGRSGKLDHLLLDEAALDAQGFTVRWVDRGGDITYHGPGQLVGYPILNLPRLFGLQGFEKPDFRRYLQNLEEVIILALAGFGVSGWRYDGYTGVWVDRPDGPRKMAAIGVRVNAKGISSHGFALNVNPDMGHFAHIVPCGISEHGVVSLADVLARPLTPLDLLQPITEAFGQVFAAELSIANG
- a CDS encoding glycosyltransferase family 1 protein — encoded protein: MQISIIAGGSRGDVQPYVALGKGLKEAGHTVRVLAPQDYQDLITAYGLEFFDMGGGVKTMAQSQIQDIVEQGNILKILAVTGKGAQQLALQSAINGLVACQDSDLILAGFAGLSNGLALAEKLGVPFLQAHLMPFTPTSEFPSVLTPQLPQTRLTKRANGLSHRFAQQMMWQMLRAADNKARAQVLQMTPAPFWGPFASLQQESQPIIYGYSPQVIPPPADWPDYIHVTGYWFLEPPAEWEPPSDLVNFLQAGPPPVYVGFGSMLSRKPEETADLVLKALARTGQRAVLSSGWGGLKKDNLPETVFMVGSIPHSWLFPKMAAVVHHGGAGTTGAGLCAGIPSIITPFFGDQPFWGQRVYALGVGPRPIPRRHLTVDNLAEAIQWAVTDKTMQKNATHLGERIRAENGIAQAVAVIEKNRNPK